A genomic segment from Bradyrhizobium sp. ISRA430 encodes:
- a CDS encoding GntR family transcriptional regulator: MRALKLDAPKSLSQRVMLRLRQAIIDGDFALGAAISEEMVANSFGVSRTPVREAMGQLQAQGLVVIRPQVGSFVFTPSAEDITALCTFRIALEPKAAELAFRHDRDGAIATMGAAIAAMEPAVAARDNIAYGRADAAFHEALFAHCGNRYLVESYQLVSGRVAALRTNLTSPIDVRTRTSFDEHRKLLDLFAHGELAAFETLVTTHITNSGVAYARALKVD, encoded by the coding sequence ATGAGAGCCTTGAAGCTCGATGCGCCGAAATCGCTGTCGCAGCGCGTCATGCTGCGACTGCGCCAGGCCATCATCGACGGCGATTTCGCGCTTGGCGCGGCGATTTCCGAGGAGATGGTTGCGAACTCCTTCGGCGTCAGCCGCACGCCGGTGCGCGAGGCGATGGGGCAGTTGCAGGCGCAGGGGCTCGTGGTGATCAGGCCGCAGGTCGGCAGCTTCGTCTTCACGCCGAGCGCCGAGGACATCACCGCGCTGTGCACCTTCCGGATCGCGCTCGAACCCAAGGCGGCCGAGCTCGCGTTCCGTCACGATCGCGACGGCGCGATTGCGACAATGGGCGCCGCGATCGCGGCGATGGAGCCCGCGGTCGCGGCCAGGGACAACATCGCCTATGGCCGCGCCGATGCCGCCTTTCACGAGGCGCTGTTCGCGCATTGCGGCAACCGCTATCTCGTCGAATCCTATCAGCTCGTCTCGGGCCGCGTCGCGGCGCTGCGCACCAACCTGACCTCCCCGATCGACGTGCGGACCCGCACATCGTTCGACGAGCATCGCAAGCTGCTCGATTTGTTCGCACACGGCGAGCTCGCGGCGTTCGAGACGCTGGTCACGACGCATATCACCAATTCAGGCGTGGCCTATGCGCGGGCGTTGAAGGTGGACTGA
- a CDS encoding FAD-binding oxidoreductase, which translates to MDMVTPADHPNQLLSALRDKLGAAAVLTGAEVPARNCNDWSASLPQTPLAVIRPLDAQGVADAIATCRQARLPFVPQGGLTGLCRGASPEPGWVAISLERMVGIEEIDRASATMTVKAGTPLETIQKAADEAGFFFPLDLGSRGSCAIGGNLSTNAGGNHVIRYGMTRELVLGLEVVLPDGAIITSLNKLMKNNAGYDLKHLFIGSEGTLGIVTRVVLRLFPKPRSTMAALCALKDYAAVIELLGAARSGLGPLLSAFEVMWPDYWEVITARAGVKPPVAAGHGLYVLVEAQGTDESLDAPRFQSWLEELMERGLLADAAVAQSLAQTQAFWRVRDICAEFGQVLGPHISYDIGLAVARMDEFVTRCKAALAKGIEGCESVYYGHIGDGNLHLVSWVTGRAIEHQPKAEMDAIIYGLVREMGGSVSAEHGIGTLKKQWLGHARSDAEIALMRTLKAALDPEHLLNPGKVI; encoded by the coding sequence ATGGATATGGTGACCCCGGCCGATCATCCCAACCAATTGCTCAGCGCCCTCCGCGACAAGCTCGGCGCCGCGGCCGTGCTGACTGGCGCCGAGGTGCCCGCGCGCAATTGCAACGACTGGAGCGCGAGCCTGCCGCAAACGCCGCTCGCGGTGATCCGTCCGCTCGATGCGCAAGGCGTCGCCGACGCGATCGCGACTTGCCGGCAGGCGCGGCTGCCGTTTGTGCCGCAGGGCGGATTGACAGGTCTGTGCCGCGGCGCCTCGCCCGAGCCAGGCTGGGTCGCGATCTCGCTCGAGCGCATGGTCGGCATCGAGGAGATCGATCGTGCGTCCGCAACGATGACGGTGAAGGCCGGTACCCCGCTCGAGACGATCCAGAAGGCCGCCGACGAGGCCGGCTTCTTCTTCCCGCTCGATCTCGGCTCGCGCGGCTCCTGCGCCATCGGCGGCAATCTCTCCACCAATGCCGGCGGCAACCACGTGATCCGCTACGGCATGACGCGCGAACTGGTGCTCGGCCTCGAAGTGGTGCTGCCCGACGGCGCGATCATCACCAGTCTCAACAAGCTGATGAAGAACAACGCCGGCTATGATCTCAAGCATCTCTTCATCGGCTCGGAGGGCACGCTCGGCATCGTCACCCGCGTGGTGCTGCGGCTGTTTCCAAAGCCGCGCTCGACCATGGCTGCGCTGTGCGCGCTGAAGGACTATGCCGCGGTGATCGAGCTGCTCGGGGCCGCGCGAAGCGGGCTCGGCCCGCTGCTCTCGGCGTTCGAAGTGATGTGGCCGGACTATTGGGAGGTGATCACGGCGCGCGCCGGCGTAAAGCCTCCGGTCGCCGCAGGCCACGGTCTCTACGTGCTGGTGGAGGCGCAGGGCACCGACGAGAGCTTAGATGCCCCGCGATTCCAGAGCTGGCTCGAAGAGCTGATGGAGCGCGGGCTCTTGGCGGATGCTGCCGTAGCGCAATCGCTGGCGCAGACCCAGGCGTTCTGGCGGGTGCGCGACATCTGCGCCGAATTCGGCCAGGTGCTGGGGCCGCACATCTCCTACGATATAGGCCTTGCCGTGGCGCGGATGGACGAGTTCGTCACGCGCTGCAAGGCGGCGCTCGCGAAGGGCATTGAAGGATGCGAGAGCGTCTATTATGGCCATATCGGCGACGGCAACCTGCACCTCGTCTCCTGGGTCACGGGCCGCGCCATCGAGCACCAGCCGAAGGCGGAGATGGACGCGATCATCTATGGTCTGGTACGCGAAATGGGCGGCAGCGTCTCCGCCGAGCACGGCATCGGCACGCTGAAGAAGCAGTGGCTGGGGCATGCCAGGAGTGACGCCGAGATCGCGCTGATGCGCACGCTGAAGGCCGCGCTCGACCCCGAGCATCTGCTCAACCCCGGCAAGGTGATCTGA
- a CDS encoding adenylate/guanylate cyclase domain-containing protein yields the protein MRGVAEWLESIGLSKYAQRFAENGIDLSVLRDLTDQDLKDLGVLLGHRRKMLRVIAELDDAAVPKPAKTATGPGRPDEGERRHLTVMFCDLVGSTALSARLDPEDMRALIDAYHICIAEVIGRYQGRIARYMGDGALDYFGYPHAHEDDAEQAVRAALALIDAVASIRNVAAPLQIRIGIATGTVVVTEVLIEDIPAEQAVVGETPNLAARLQTMAEPGTVLISAGTRRLTGGEFHYRDLGPVALKGWAEPLRVYQVLGMSGVESRFEAMHTTKLPPLFGREEEIELLLRRWRQATQEEGRVVTLAGEPGIGKSHIALALNERLHAESHVTLRYFCSEHHTHSALFPFIGQLERAAGFRHSDSPQDKLSKLEALLAQSTRDPEHLAVLANLLALPTDDRCRLQDLTPQKRKEKTFAALLAQLDGLAAQWPVLLVFEDVHWIDPTSLELLAATVEHVPQLRVLVLITARPEFTSPWPSYPHTTTIPLTRLGRRDGTALVLRVTGGKTLPREVMEHILAHTDGVPLFVEELTKMVLEGGLLRERDGEYVLETPLPSLAIPTTLQASLMARLDRLSPVRDVAQIGAVAGREFHYELVSAVAGLPKQRLDEALDQLVRSELLFCRGEIPHAVYTFKHALVRDAAYSGLLKGRRAALHARIADAFEQRFPEIVEAQPETLAHHLTVSGLFEKAGGYWLQAGKKAAMRSANLEAIAHLQRGIEASVHLADGAAKNRLELDFQFALGPCLIATQGPASNKAVATFTRARELCERLGDPPEQLQIMFWLATASVIRGELPVAEEMVAVLLHLAEARGNRPALLNAMRGQAMIRLFMGHLPGAREAIERALEAFDASTEDERLAARAAGQDAGVADLALMSWVLWLLGDADTAITRMDAAIRRADDICHPHSQAYACYYASVLHALRGEVLTARRYAERCLTLSEEHGFRQWRGLALAVRGICMTFLAPSSSALEEIQTAMNEYRGAGYQLGITALYVLLCPALLSSNQCEGAVELIEQGLATASRNSERVFEAELYRLKARALLVRGAPEASTEAQSRLDQALTTARSQQAKALELRAATDLAALWIDQGRREEALELLAPIYTWCTEGFETNDLKEAKALLDRLR from the coding sequence ATGAGAGGCGTCGCGGAGTGGCTCGAGTCGATCGGCTTGTCAAAGTACGCTCAGCGCTTCGCCGAAAACGGCATTGACCTCTCAGTTCTCCGCGACTTGACGGACCAGGACCTCAAGGACCTCGGCGTCTTGCTCGGTCATCGCCGCAAGATGCTCCGTGTCATCGCGGAGCTTGATGATGCGGCTGTGCCTAAACCGGCGAAAACAGCGACCGGACCGGGGCGGCCGGATGAGGGCGAGCGGCGCCATCTGACGGTGATGTTTTGCGACTTGGTTGGCTCCACTGCCCTTTCGGCGCGGTTGGATCCGGAGGACATGCGAGCCCTGATTGACGCGTATCATATCTGCATCGCAGAAGTCATAGGCCGTTATCAGGGAAGGATTGCTCGCTATATGGGTGACGGTGCATTGGACTATTTCGGCTATCCGCACGCCCATGAGGATGATGCCGAGCAGGCTGTGCGCGCTGCGCTCGCACTCATTGATGCCGTAGCGAGCATCCGGAATGTCGCCGCGCCGCTGCAGATTCGCATTGGCATTGCGACGGGGACTGTGGTTGTAACCGAGGTGCTGATTGAGGATATTCCAGCGGAGCAAGCGGTTGTTGGTGAGACGCCGAACCTCGCCGCGCGCCTGCAGACGATGGCCGAGCCGGGGACTGTGTTGATCTCCGCGGGCACACGCCGTCTCACCGGGGGAGAGTTCCATTATCGCGACCTCGGTCCCGTCGCGCTTAAAGGCTGGGCGGAGCCGCTCCGGGTTTATCAGGTGCTGGGAATGAGCGGTGTAGAGAGCCGCTTCGAGGCCATGCACACCACCAAGCTGCCGCCGCTGTTTGGGCGTGAGGAGGAAATAGAGCTGCTGCTACGCCGCTGGCGACAAGCGACCCAGGAAGAAGGCCGGGTGGTGACGCTTGCGGGAGAACCGGGGATTGGCAAATCACACATTGCGTTGGCGCTTAATGAGCGGCTCCACGCTGAATCACACGTCACGCTGCGCTATTTCTGCTCTGAGCATCATACCCACAGCGCATTGTTCCCATTCATCGGCCAGCTCGAACGTGCTGCCGGGTTCAGGCACAGCGACTCACCTCAGGATAAGCTATCGAAGCTCGAGGCTCTGCTGGCGCAATCCACACGGGATCCCGAACATCTGGCAGTTCTGGCCAACTTATTGGCGCTCCCGACAGATGACCGCTGCCGATTGCAGGACCTCACTCCACAAAAACGCAAAGAGAAGACCTTTGCGGCATTGCTGGCCCAGCTCGACGGGTTAGCGGCGCAGTGGCCGGTTTTGCTTGTTTTCGAAGATGTACACTGGATTGACCCAACCTCGCTTGAGCTCCTCGCAGCTACTGTGGAGCACGTGCCGCAGCTTCGGGTACTGGTGCTGATCACGGCCAGGCCCGAATTCACTTCGCCCTGGCCGAGCTATCCCCACACCACAACGATCCCGCTCACCCGCCTTGGCCGACGCGACGGCACAGCGTTGGTCCTGCGGGTGACCGGGGGGAAAACACTCCCCAGGGAGGTAATGGAGCACATTCTCGCACACACCGATGGAGTGCCGCTCTTCGTCGAGGAATTGACGAAGATGGTGCTGGAAGGCGGTTTGTTGCGAGAACGGGACGGGGAATATGTTCTCGAGACACCTCTGCCGTCATTGGCGATCCCAACCACGCTGCAGGCTTCGTTGATGGCTCGCCTTGACCGGTTGTCACCGGTGCGGGACGTCGCCCAAATCGGTGCCGTCGCGGGTCGCGAATTCCACTACGAACTTGTGAGTGCCGTCGCCGGGCTGCCGAAGCAGAGATTGGACGAGGCGCTCGACCAATTGGTGCGTTCGGAACTGCTGTTCTGCCGGGGCGAAATTCCACACGCGGTTTACACCTTCAAACACGCGCTGGTCCGGGACGCCGCCTACTCGGGACTTTTGAAGGGCCGACGCGCGGCACTGCATGCCAGAATCGCAGACGCCTTCGAGCAACGGTTCCCAGAAATTGTGGAGGCTCAACCCGAAACTCTCGCGCACCATCTCACGGTGTCGGGACTGTTTGAAAAGGCGGGAGGATATTGGCTGCAGGCCGGCAAGAAAGCCGCGATGCGCTCCGCCAACCTCGAAGCCATCGCCCACCTGCAGCGAGGTATCGAGGCTTCCGTCCATTTGGCCGACGGCGCAGCGAAGAACAGGCTGGAGCTTGATTTCCAGTTCGCTCTGGGCCCCTGCCTGATCGCTACCCAGGGGCCTGCCTCGAACAAGGCGGTGGCGACCTTCACGCGTGCTCGCGAGTTGTGCGAGCGCCTCGGAGATCCCCCCGAGCAGCTACAAATCATGTTTTGGTTGGCCACCGCGAGCGTCATTCGCGGTGAGTTGCCGGTTGCCGAGGAAATGGTCGCAGTCCTGCTTCATCTCGCCGAGGCGCGCGGCAATCGACCAGCGTTGCTCAACGCAATGCGCGGGCAAGCCATGATTCGCCTTTTCATGGGGCATCTCCCCGGTGCCCGCGAAGCGATCGAACGGGCCCTTGAGGCGTTTGACGCAAGCACCGAGGACGAGAGATTGGCGGCCCGTGCCGCCGGCCAGGATGCCGGAGTGGCAGACCTTGCCCTGATGTCTTGGGTTCTTTGGCTGCTCGGCGACGCCGACACGGCAATCACACGAATGGACGCCGCCATCCGGCGGGCAGACGACATCTGTCATCCACATTCGCAGGCTTATGCTTGCTATTATGCGTCTGTTCTCCACGCTCTTCGTGGCGAGGTATTGACTGCGCGCCGCTATGCCGAACGCTGTCTCACCTTGTCGGAGGAACACGGATTCCGGCAATGGCGAGGATTGGCGCTCGCCGTGCGGGGGATATGCATGACCTTTCTTGCCCCTTCATCCAGCGCACTCGAGGAAATCCAGACTGCGATGAATGAATATCGTGGCGCAGGGTATCAACTGGGCATCACGGCACTGTACGTGCTCTTGTGTCCGGCCCTGTTGTCGAGCAATCAATGCGAGGGTGCAGTGGAGCTGATCGAGCAGGGCCTCGCTACCGCCAGCCGTAATAGCGAACGGGTGTTTGAGGCCGAATTGTATCGACTGAAAGCGCGCGCGCTGCTCGTCCGCGGCGCGCCGGAAGCCAGCACCGAGGCGCAATCACGGCTCGATCAGGCATTGACCACGGCAAGAAGCCAACAAGCTAAAGCCCTTGAACTTCGAGCTGCAACGGACCTTGCAGCCTTATGGATCGACCAGGGCAGGCGCGAGGAGGCGCTCGAACTGCTCGCGCCCATCTACACCTGGTGTACCGAGGGCTTTGAAACGAACGATCTGAAGGAAGCGAAGGCTTTGCTCGATCGATTGCGGTGA
- a CDS encoding YgiQ family radical SAM protein → MDTQITAERPLMARARPGKPAPFLPMSRAEMTALGWDACDIVLVTGDAYVDHPSFGMAIIGRLLEAQGFRVGIIAQPDWHSAEPFKALGKPRVFFGVTGGNMDSMVNRYTADRRLRHDDAYTAGGEGGRRPDRCTIVYAQRCREAFKEVPIVLGGIEASLRRIAHYDYWSDKVRRSVLADAKADLLLYGNAERAVVEVANRLAAGEAPRDLDDVRGVALFRRVPDDYTELHADDLDSADEGASRTRGATVIRLPALEQVEQDREAYARASRVLHRESNPGNARPLVQRHGDRDLWLNPPPIPLTTEEMDAVYDLPYARAPHPSYGDARIPAWEMIKFSVTIMRGCFGGCTFCSITEHEGRIIQNRSEGSVLREIEKIRDRTPGFTGVISDIGGPTANMYRMACKDPKVEAACRRPSCVFPEICPNLNTSHDDLIRLYRKVREVKGVKKVMVASGVRYDLAVESPEYIKELVTHHVGGYLKIAPEHTERGPLDKMMKPGIGAYNRFKRMFDAAAEQAGKKYYLIPYFIAAHPGTTDEDMMNLALWLKKNRYRADQVQTFLPSPMATATAMYHTGVNPLRGVRRGGSDQVEAIKGLRQRRLHKAFLRYHDPDNWPLLREALKAMGRADLIGSRPDQLVPAHQPPGTGKAAGTKRPMRPGGRTQRFTTKGVRLMK, encoded by the coding sequence ATGGACACCCAAATCACCGCCGAAAGGCCCCTGATGGCCCGGGCGCGGCCCGGCAAGCCGGCGCCGTTCCTCCCGATGAGCCGCGCCGAGATGACGGCGCTCGGCTGGGACGCCTGCGACATCGTGCTGGTCACGGGCGATGCCTATGTCGACCATCCGAGCTTCGGCATGGCGATCATCGGCCGGCTGCTGGAGGCGCAGGGCTTTCGGGTCGGCATCATCGCGCAGCCCGACTGGCATTCGGCCGAGCCGTTCAAGGCGCTAGGCAAGCCGCGCGTGTTCTTCGGCGTCACCGGCGGCAACATGGACTCCATGGTCAACCGCTACACGGCGGATCGCCGCTTGCGCCACGACGACGCCTATACGGCCGGCGGTGAGGGTGGCCGGCGCCCGGACCGTTGCACCATCGTCTACGCCCAGCGCTGCCGCGAGGCGTTCAAGGAGGTGCCGATCGTGCTCGGCGGCATCGAGGCCTCGCTGCGTCGGATCGCGCATTACGACTACTGGTCCGACAAGGTGCGCCGCTCGGTGCTGGCCGATGCCAAGGCCGACCTCTTGCTCTACGGCAATGCCGAGCGCGCCGTCGTCGAGGTGGCAAACCGGCTCGCCGCCGGCGAAGCGCCGCGCGATCTCGACGACGTCAGGGGTGTCGCGCTGTTCCGCCGCGTGCCCGACGACTACACCGAATTGCATGCCGACGACCTCGACTCCGCCGACGAGGGCGCATCGCGGACGCGGGGCGCGACCGTAATCCGGCTGCCGGCCCTGGAGCAGGTCGAACAGGATCGCGAGGCCTATGCAAGAGCCTCGCGCGTGCTGCACCGGGAGAGCAATCCCGGCAATGCGCGGCCACTGGTGCAGCGCCATGGCGATCGCGATCTGTGGCTGAACCCGCCGCCGATCCCGCTCACCACCGAGGAGATGGACGCGGTCTACGACCTCCCCTATGCCCGCGCGCCGCATCCCTCCTATGGCGACGCCAGGATCCCGGCGTGGGAGATGATAAAATTCTCGGTGACGATCATGCGCGGCTGCTTCGGCGGCTGCACCTTCTGCTCGATCACCGAGCACGAAGGCCGCATCATCCAGAACCGCTCGGAAGGCTCGGTCCTGCGCGAGATCGAGAAGATCCGCGACCGCACGCCTGGCTTCACCGGCGTGATCTCCGACATCGGCGGTCCCACCGCCAACATGTACCGGATGGCCTGCAAGGATCCGAAGGTCGAGGCCGCGTGCCGGCGGCCGTCCTGCGTCTTCCCCGAGATTTGTCCGAACCTCAACACCTCGCATGACGATCTGATCCGGCTCTATCGCAAGGTGCGCGAGGTCAAAGGCGTCAAGAAGGTGATGGTCGCCTCCGGCGTGCGCTACGATCTTGCGGTGGAGAGCCCTGAATACATCAAGGAGCTCGTCACCCACCACGTCGGCGGCTATTTGAAGATCGCACCCGAGCACACCGAGCGCGGTCCGCTCGACAAGATGATGAAGCCGGGTATCGGCGCCTACAACCGCTTCAAGCGGATGTTTGATGCCGCCGCCGAACAGGCCGGCAAGAAATACTATCTGATCCCCTATTTCATCGCCGCGCATCCGGGCACGACCGACGAGGACATGATGAACCTCGCGCTCTGGCTCAAGAAGAACCGCTACCGCGCCGACCAAGTGCAGACCTTCCTGCCCTCGCCGATGGCGACGGCGACGGCGATGTATCACACCGGCGTCAATCCGCTGCGCGGCGTGCGGCGCGGCGGCAGCGACCAGGTCGAGGCGATCAAGGGTCTTCGGCAGCGCCGGCTGCACAAAGCATTCCTGCGCTACCACGACCCCGACAACTGGCCGCTGCTGCGTGAAGCGCTGAAAGCGATGGGCCGCGCCGACCTGATCGGCTCCCGTCCTGACCAGCTCGTGCCCGCGCACCAGCCGCCCGGCACCGGCAAGGCTGCCGGCACAAAGCGTCCGATGCGCCCCGGCGGCCGGACACAGCGCTTCACGACCAAGGGCGTGCGGTTGATGAAGTAG
- a CDS encoding rhodanese-like domain-containing protein — protein MMLKPVTPAEIRRALLLREELALLDLRHEAAFATGHPLFAANMAVDRIAIEAEVRLPRKDAPVVLYDDGDGLVAAGAERLAGLGYANVRALDGGLKAWRAAGFEVFADVNSYCKAFGELVEARRHTPSLSADEVAKLIADKADIAILDVRRFDEYATMNIPGSVSVPGAELVLRAGSAAPDPGTTIIVNCAGRTRSIIGAQSLINAGVPNKVRALRNGTIGWTLARHTLDHGSNRRGAIGPFESGPANARDVAYRAGVRHIGASEAAALYAQTGRTLYRFDVRDAEEYAVGHLPGFRHYPGGQLVQETDMAAPVRGARIVLTDGKGVRADMTASWLAQMGWEVYVLDGGYDGALEVGPPQVVPKPDPAHRYRRPYEGTDVAARAMQAYLDWEYGLVEQLRRDGTHGFYVI, from the coding sequence ATGATGCTCAAGCCCGTCACTCCCGCCGAGATCCGCCGTGCGCTGCTGTTGCGCGAGGAGCTCGCGCTGCTCGATCTCAGGCACGAGGCGGCCTTCGCTACCGGCCATCCGCTGTTCGCCGCCAACATGGCCGTCGACCGTATCGCCATCGAGGCCGAGGTGAGGCTGCCGCGCAAAGACGCGCCCGTCGTGCTCTATGATGACGGCGACGGGCTGGTCGCGGCCGGCGCCGAGCGGCTTGCGGGCCTCGGTTACGCCAATGTTCGTGCGCTCGACGGCGGGCTGAAGGCCTGGCGCGCGGCGGGCTTTGAGGTATTCGCGGACGTCAATTCCTATTGCAAGGCCTTTGGCGAGCTGGTCGAAGCGCGCCGGCACACGCCCTCGCTCAGCGCCGACGAGGTCGCAAAGCTGATCGCCGACAAGGCTGACATCGCGATCCTCGACGTCCGCCGTTTCGACGAATACGCGACCATGAACATCCCGGGCTCGGTCAGCGTGCCCGGCGCGGAGCTGGTGCTGCGGGCCGGCAGCGCGGCGCCCGATCCAGGCACCACCATCATCGTCAATTGTGCAGGCCGCACGCGCTCGATCATCGGCGCCCAGTCGCTGATCAATGCTGGCGTGCCCAACAAGGTGCGGGCGCTGCGCAACGGCACGATCGGCTGGACGTTGGCGCGGCACACGCTGGACCACGGCTCGAACCGCCGCGGCGCCATCGGGCCGTTCGAAAGCGGCCCGGCCAACGCCCGCGATGTCGCCTATCGCGCCGGCGTTCGCCATATCGGCGCGAGCGAGGCGGCGGCGCTTTACGCGCAAACCGGTCGGACGCTCTATCGTTTCGACGTGCGCGATGCGGAGGAGTATGCGGTCGGCCACCTCCCGGGGTTCCGCCACTATCCCGGCGGCCAGCTTGTTCAGGAGACCGACATGGCGGCGCCGGTGCGCGGCGCGCGCATTGTTTTGACCGACGGCAAAGGCGTTCGCGCCGACATGACGGCGTCCTGGCTCGCGCAAATGGGCTGGGAGGTCTACGTGCTCGATGGCGGCTATGACGGCGCGCTCGAGGTCGGTCCGCCGCAGGTCGTGCCGAAGCCCGACCCGGCGCATCGCTACCGCCGCCCCTATGAGGGCACTGACGTCGCCGCGCGCGCGATGCAGGCCTATCTTGACTGGGAGTACGGCCTCGTCGAGCAGCTCCGTCGCGACGGCACGCACGGGTTTTACGTCATCTGA
- a CDS encoding dihydrodipicolinate synthase family protein has translation MTEAIRGFWVAAATPLTSDGGVDPVRLATHAQWLFGRGVDGVVLFGTTGEGTSFNVAERIATVEALLKAGVAAERIGIGGGFPAISDSIALTRAVLGLGLRHVLLLPPYFDRSVTPEGIEDAFAAIIDEVADDRVRATLYHIPQVSGVAIPTSVAANLRKRYGKLVAGLKDSSGDFKQFRAFRSAAPELAITVGNEADIARAIAEGGAGTICGMANIVPELVKGMIDGADVEARMQAAIDIVVKTPSFLATLKAILAAQTADAGWLRVRPPLRPLSDGAALKRKLDELMAPVVA, from the coding sequence ATGACGGAAGCGATTCGCGGATTCTGGGTGGCGGCAGCGACGCCGCTGACGTCGGACGGCGGCGTGGATCCCGTCCGGCTCGCGACGCATGCCCAATGGCTCTTCGGCAGAGGTGTCGACGGCGTCGTGCTGTTCGGCACCACCGGCGAAGGCACCTCATTCAACGTCGCCGAACGCATCGCGACCGTCGAGGCGCTGCTCAAGGCCGGCGTCGCGGCCGAGCGGATCGGGATCGGTGGCGGCTTTCCCGCCATCAGCGACAGCATCGCGCTGACGCGCGCCGTGCTTGGCCTCGGCCTGCGCCACGTGTTGCTGTTGCCGCCCTATTTCGACCGCAGCGTCACGCCCGAGGGTATCGAGGATGCCTTCGCGGCAATCATCGACGAGGTCGCCGACGATCGCGTGCGCGCCACGCTCTATCACATCCCGCAGGTCTCCGGCGTCGCGATTCCGACATCGGTGGCCGCGAACCTGCGCAAGCGCTACGGCAAGCTGGTCGCGGGCCTGAAAGATTCCAGCGGCGACTTCAAGCAATTCCGGGCGTTCCGCAGCGCGGCTCCCGAACTCGCCATCACCGTCGGCAATGAAGCCGACATCGCCCGCGCGATCGCGGAGGGCGGTGCCGGCACCATCTGCGGCATGGCCAATATCGTACCGGAGCTGGTCAAGGGCATGATCGACGGCGCCGATGTCGAAGCGCGCATGCAGGCCGCGATCGACATCGTGGTGAAGACGCCGTCCTTCCTCGCGACGCTGAAGGCCATCCTCGCAGCGCAGACCGCAGATGCAGGCTGGCTGCGCGTCCGACCGCCGCTGCGCCCGCTCTCCGACGGCGCCGCGCTCAAGCGGAAGCTCGACGAGCTGATGGCTCCTGTCGTCGCTTGA
- a CDS encoding PepSY-associated TM helix domain-containing protein, which translates to MAVQLGRAIKVVLLQVHSIVGLVLAPLLALIALTGAIMGFEDELVDHLNAGIMQVAPRTAPALLPDELVARLKAAQDVGKVAAVTLSSDPSAAVHVRFGRDEQAGRPASLYVDPYDARVLGIPRGEEFFATVRRLHRWLLIPGDAKGWGRPITGIAALGLIVMLVSGLVLRWPRRARSVKMWLKPNLGLSGRGLHRSLHAVIGTWVLPIYLVMTLTGLWFSFDWYKDGVVWLLARPEVTATSTLPKPPPAAALREPGQPMGFDRAWSTFLHEEGDRFSRALLTLPAAPGTVMRIRSWGKEATLEATRDEFRIDAATGHMVSAERYADKTFGEKIIASVYDLHRGAILGWPGKLAFMLAAALMPLFAVTGILLYLSRRRLRRPVQPPVGRLVPGE; encoded by the coding sequence ATGGCGGTGCAGTTGGGGCGCGCGATCAAGGTTGTCCTGCTTCAAGTCCATTCCATTGTGGGCCTGGTGCTCGCGCCGCTGCTTGCCTTGATCGCATTGACCGGCGCGATCATGGGTTTTGAGGACGAGCTCGTCGACCATCTGAACGCCGGGATCATGCAAGTCGCGCCGCGAACGGCACCGGCGCTGCTGCCGGACGAGCTGGTCGCACGGTTGAAGGCGGCGCAGGATGTCGGCAAAGTTGCCGCCGTCACGCTGTCGAGCGACCCGTCCGCAGCCGTCCACGTCCGCTTCGGGCGCGACGAGCAGGCCGGGCGGCCGGCTTCGCTCTATGTCGATCCCTATGACGCGCGCGTGCTGGGCATACCGCGCGGGGAGGAGTTCTTTGCGACCGTCCGCAGGTTGCATCGGTGGCTGCTGATCCCGGGCGATGCCAAGGGCTGGGGACGCCCGATCACCGGCATTGCGGCGCTCGGCCTCATCGTCATGCTCGTTTCGGGCCTCGTGCTGCGCTGGCCCCGCCGCGCGCGCAGCGTGAAGATGTGGCTGAAGCCGAATCTCGGGCTCAGCGGCCGCGGCCTGCACCGGTCGCTGCACGCCGTGATCGGCACCTGGGTGCTGCCGATCTATCTGGTGATGACGCTGACGGGGCTTTGGTTCTCGTTCGACTGGTACAAGGACGGCGTCGTCTGGTTGTTGGCGCGTCCAGAGGTCACTGCCACAAGCACGTTGCCGAAGCCACCGCCCGCGGCTGCCCTGCGCGAGCCGGGTCAACCGATGGGATTCGATCGGGCCTGGTCGACCTTCCTCCACGAGGAGGGCGATCGCTTTTCCAGAGCCTTGCTGACGCTGCCCGCCGCACCGGGCACGGTGATGCGGATCCGGTCGTGGGGGAAGGAGGCTACGCTCGAGGCCACACGCGACGAATTCCGCATCGACGCCGCCACCGGCCACATGGTCTCTGCGGAGCGCTATGCCGACAAGACGTTCGGCGAGAAGATTATCGCGAGCGTGTACGACCTTCACCGCGGCGCGATTCTGGGCTGGCCCGGCAAGCTCGCCTTCATGCTCGCCGCGGCGTTGATGCCGCTTTTCGCGGTCACGGGCATCCTGCTTTATCTGTCGCGCCGCCGGCTGCGACGTCCCGTGCAGCCGCCGGTCGGGCGCCTGGTTCCCGGCGAGTGA